A segment of the Arachis hypogaea cultivar Tifrunner chromosome 5, arahy.Tifrunner.gnm2.J5K5, whole genome shotgun sequence genome:
GACAATAAAGGAGTTACGTGCGGCTGCGGATGTGAGTGCCTTATAGAAAACTACTTTTTTATGTTTggttcattatttatttttttgactttCAAACTGTTCCTATGTAGGTTGGATTCTATGTTATTCTGGTCACTGTTCTTGATGTTGAACATGTTCTAAGTTGGTGGTATAAATCTTGTGTTTGTAGCGTGAAGGTAGAAGCTAATGCGGATACATACTTCTGCGATGGCTGTAATAAGGACGTGAATAATGTTTTTAATAGGTACGACTCTAATTGGACTTATTTGTGCAATCTTTTCATAAAAAAGCAATATAGTTATGTAATTGATTAtgtctctttttaatttatttagcaATATCTAGCTTAATACCAACAATTAGTAGACAATAAGAGAAcaatttattaaaaacaaaaactccTTTAATTGATGGAAATATTATCTATCCATAAAAAAATTGTCAAAATGAGATAGAGTGCatagaaaaaatttatatacCTACAACAATTTTATACCAAAGTCTCCTCTGCTAGACTAAAATCTAGAAAACTGATAAgcctaaaaaaattatgtttgagCATTTAAATTGTGttgaatataatttttatgattttattgtaACTAAAGGGTGACAGGCCAAATGTTAGTTGatgtttttgaataaaaaaataggtATAAGTTGAATTTGTTGGTTTTAGATGGTACTGCTACAACAACTTTTGTTGTGTTCGATAAGGAGACCGCAGCTCTATTCGGACGAACCTGTACTGAGAtggtgaaaaagttgaatgtatGTGGTTTCTGCTGTTGAAACCATTTGAATGGTTATGATGATTCAATGTCGGATGTGAATATAGAAGATAATTTTATACCATCCTCATAAACTTTAGACGGTATGTAAAAATTTTATCTGTATGTTTATTTGCATCTTTGTGTACATCATGGACTAAATTGTATCGGTATGACAACTGAGTATCTAAAGAGAGTTCATTTAGGAAATGTGTGGGATATAGAAAATCCTATTTATCAATGTCAACATTGTAAAGCATAGATGTGGTCTGAAGAAAGGCTTGCTAAATTCAAATAGTCGCCCCAACCAAAGTTTTTATTATGTTGTATGGAAGGAAAGATCGAGCTTCCTCTACTTTTTGTGCCTCCTGATGAGCTCATTCAGCTTCATACTAGAGGAGATCAAAGAAGTATTCATTTCCTAAAAAATATAAGGGCATTTAATTTAATGTTTTGTTTTACATCAATAGCCAAAAAAATTGACCGTGGGGTGAACAATGGGATTGCTCCTCCAATCTTTAAGCCTTGGGTCAAAACTACCATAGCATTGGTAGCTTACTTCCTCCGGATAGTCTGCGACCAACATTTGCCTAGCTATATATCTATGAACAGAAAATAAGATTGATAATCGGATAGGCACACTTCGATAATTTTCATGCAACCAATCAAacattattttagttattttttatatgtgaaagaaaataacatatttttttgTAGTTCCAATGAAGCTATAAATGAGCGGGATAAGAAAATTGTGGCAATATTAAGAAACATgctagaaaaatataatagtttGGCAAAGAGTTTTCGCTATGCGAGAGATAGGTACCAACAGAAAAATTGCACAAACATAAAGTTTAAGTTGATTAGTAAAAGGACTACATATGGCAAGACATACAACTTTTCATCTGCATTTAAAGTGGCTGCATTGATTGTTGGCGATGTCGAACAACTAAGTAAAGATAGATATATTATTATAAAGAGTCAAACTAGAAAGCTCCAACAGATTGATGTTTTTCACCCATCTTATTTAGCCTTGCAATATCCATTGTTGTTTCCATATGGGGAGGATGGATTTCGTTTGGGTATTGCAACATCAGATTCTATCTCCGATAGGcctacaaagaaaaacaaaacaatcaCTTTGTGACAATTTTTTGCTTTTCAACTACGTACAGAAAAGGATAGGTGAATCTCCGTTAATTCTAAGATCAAAGAGATTATTCCAACAGTTTCTGGTAGATGGTTACATAATGGTGAAATCAGAGAGGTTAAAATCCTTTAGGTGTAAACAACCACAGTTGAGGGTTGACAAATACAAATATCTGCATGAAAGTCTTATAAACGAGAATGTAGATGCTGCAAGGCTTGGCAAAAGAATCATTCTTCCCGGTACCTTTACCGGTGGACCTAAGTACATGATGAATAATTGTAAAGATGCATTTGTAATTTGCAGATATGCAGGATATCCTAACTATTCTATCACTATGACCTGTAACCCTGAATAAGATGAGATAAAAAGAGAAGTGACTCCCATTGGATTAAAGGCAGAAGATCGCCTTGATATATTGTGTTGAGTTTTCAAGATCAAACTTGATGGTTTGATTGATGacctaaaagaagaaaaaatctttGGCAAAATTTTGGGATGTAAGTCTGTGTTTATGCAGCACCTTATTAAAATCTTATGCTGTAATGTTTTGCTCATTTGTCTTTTCAATTTACATATGTTTGCACTATAGAGTTTCAAAAGAGAGGGCTTCCGCATGCACATATCCTTTTATTCATGAATAACGAGTTCAAGCCACAAACACCAGatgacatagacaaacatataacaGCTGAGATTCCTGATTAAAATAAAATGCCAAATCTACATGAAACTGTTCAAAATTACATGGTACATGGTCCATGTGGTCTGTACAATAAAAATTCACCTTGCATGAAGAATGGATCATGTTCAAAGTTTTATCTCAAAGAGTTTAGGCAGCGAACACTCATTGATGAAGCCGGATTTTCCAAATATAGGCATACTGATAACGGTCGAACAGTGAAGAAAATAGAATGTGTACTAGACAATAAGTTCATTGTTCCTTATAATCCAAAATTGTTGCTCAAGTTCGGGTGCCACATAAATGTGGAAAACACATGCCAAACAAGTTCTATTAAGTATTTGTTTAAGTATGTACACAAGGACAATGACCGTGTCACAACTACCCTATACAACACTGGTGATTCGTCAGAAGCCACACAAGTTGTTGACGAAATTAGGAATTACTACGATTGTAGGTACATTTCGGCATGTGAGGTAGTCTGGTTTATTTGGATAtgaaatccaagagaaagaaccATTTGTGATTAGCTTCTATTCCATTTGGAGGATGAATAACCTGTGGTTCAATTcaactaggtatcctttaaaaATGGTACAATATTCAgctttttattacaataatttaaaaaaattaaaacaaatacatctaaaaattatgaataaatttagtatctttttaaaattaaatacacattcaaaatacaaactaaataaaactgaaatttaaaatttaaattttaaatttctattccaaatttaatacatatctaaaaattaaattattcaaagttcaaaattttgattttaaaattcttaaataaatctTAAACTATCTAATTATTAACTAAACCAATACAAAACACTCAAAAAAGCAGAGAAGTCACGTTTGTCCCACATAAAAAATCTCGAGCCGCACATCGAAAGACGAAAATCCAGAGAAGTCATCCTCCGCTGCCGTTCTTCCGCGCCACCTTCTTCTTCCGCGCTCATCTTCGACGTTGCCTTCCTCCTTCTTGGCGCTCAGTCACAATGCCGCATTCCCTTTTGTCAACACTCATCTTCGTCGTCGCCTTCCTCCTCCTTGATCACCGTTGGTCCGCATCAACGTTGCGGTTTGTCCATGCCAAAAACTTACCTAAGGTTTGGATGGGTCTATGACACCATTGCTTTTTTTACTATtctgtataaatttttattttttttgaaataaaaaattgaacaaaatGGCCTGAAGAGATTTTCATATATATtgcaatgttaaattatttttgcatatgtGAATTCTGTATTTTGAaagtgtttcaaaaatattttttgcgtaacttcataattttagatgtgttacaattattttttaatgtttaaatttaaattttagatttatgattttggatgtgttttaaaaatattttctatataacttcataattttagatgtgttacaattattttttaatgtttaaatttaaattttagatttatgattttagatgtgtttcaaaaatattttttgtataacttaataattttagatgtgttacaattaaaaaaaaactataattgaaaatattttagtttgtgtatataattatattcgaCCATTTATCGCTAGAAAGTTGTAAAACAGATCCTGCATTTTATCAAAAGTACAACAAGTAAgggattaatttttttctaaatacaccgactttgattttttttttgcagatACAAATTGGAATATTGTAGCAgaatagaagaaagaaggaaataaTAACTAACTATAAAGTGGGTAGGAAGttagtcaaattttaatttttaaaatttaaattaatcttaactaTAAATATGTATCCTAAAAAATAGGAatatgttttaataaaaaaataattaaataatattaaaggcTGAACAAAGGCTGAATTTtattgtacaaatagcatttttctaTAGTGAAACTTCTAATGTGAATGATATCGTCGAAAGAGCAATATCTCAAGTTCATGTTTTTGAGATGGATGGCGGCGAACATGTCATATCCCTATGCTCGAAGTCTGACTTATGCTGAGTTTCTAACCAAGTTTGTTTGGAAGGACGATGCTTTAAATGGTTTCCTTGAAAGCAAGGCTTCACAATTGGAAGGTTGACTCATGTATCTGCAGGTAATGACgagtttatatttaattttgatcttatttatttgataatttatatttaaaatcttAACAGCATGTACCCCACGTCTATTTTATTCGATTTATCTACACTAGAAAACAAATGTTCAAATAACTTTCAGCAGTTATAATTTGTAGATTATACAATTTTAGAATtgttctatattttttaaaaaaattaatcttatacGGATGTGTAGCTACATAATAATTGAAATCACATAGCCTAATCCATTTAGCAATTTAAAAGTGGGATTTTAACCAAGTTTTTTGCAGTAAATACCGAAGAATATTACCAACGACTTCTCTTGAATACTCAAAGA
Coding sequences within it:
- the LOC140184643 gene encoding uncharacterized protein, producing the protein MVHGPCGLYNKNSPCMKNGSCSKFYLKEFRQRTLIDEAGFSKYRHTDNGRTVKKIECVLDNKFIVPYNPKLLLKFGCHINVENTCQTSSIKYLFKYVHKDNDRVTTTLYNTGDSSEATQVVDEIRNYYDCRYISACEVVWFIWI